CGGTTAACATCACGGCTCTGGTCAGTTTCGGAGGCGCAGGTGATGGTATTCAACCCCCCGCCCATTCCGGGATTAGGCACAACCTCCGGGTTCGACTTCCGGCTTCAGGACAACCAGGGGCGGGATGTTTCTGAGCTGTCCCGGGTGATGAATGGTCTGATCTTTGAGGCCAATGCGCACGAGGCGCTGTCGCGGGTTTACAGTACGTACCGGGCAAACATTCCCCAGTACCTGTTGCAGGTGGACCGCAACAAAGCAAAGGCAATGGGCATTCAGCTTTCTGACATCTTTTCCACCCTTCAGACACAGGTTGGTTCGCTGTACGTGAACGATTTTACCCGGTTTGGCAAGAACTATCGGGTTTTGCTGCAGGCTGAAGGTCGCTTCCGACAGGATCCCGAAGACCTCTCCTACTACCATGTGCGAAATCAACAGGGTGACATGGTGCCGCTCACTACGCTTGCATCACTGGAGCCGGTTCTTGGTCCGTCGACTATTCAGCATTTCAATCTCAAGCGTTCTGTCACGCTGTCAGGTGAAGCCGCCGCCGGCTATGCCAGCGGGGATGCGCTTAAAGCTATGGAGAGCCTTGCAAAAGAGCTGCCCCAGGGTTACGAATTCAGCTGGGCTGGACAGAGTTTGCAGGAGATTCAGGCTGGTAGCCTGGCAACGGTGATCTTCCTGCTGGCTATTGTCTTCGTGTATCTGTTTCTGGTTGCCCAGTACGAAAGCTGGAGTCTTCCCCTGGCGGTCATTGGTGCGGTGCCGCTGGCGATGTTCGGCGCCATGGGTGGGCTCTGGCTGCTTGGCATGGCGAATAATATCTATGCGCAGGTGGGGCTGGTGTTGTTGATCGGCCTCTCGACCAAAACCGCCATCCTGATTGTTGAATTTGCCATGCAGTTGAAACAGTCCGGCCTGGCCACTGCTGAGGCGGCCCGAAAGGCGGCCGTTCTACGTTTTCGTGCGGTCTTGATGACGGCGTTTTCGTTCGTGCTGGGTGTGCTGCCCTTGGTGTTTGCCAGTGGTGCCGGTGCGGCGAGCCGGGTGAGCCTGGGTGTAACGGTACTTTGTGGTATGGTCGCCGCGACGATTCTGGGAACCTTGCTGGTGCCGGTTTTCTATCAGTGGATCCAGGGTGCTCGGGATCGGTTCTGTCGTTAGCGGGCAATTCGTTGTCAGAGTTTCCCGTTCACGGAACCGAGAGTGTTAAGGTTGGCATCCTCGCTGGAAGGCTTGGCGAGGATGCCGTTTGCCGGCCTGTGATTCGTGTTCGTTAGTCCTCAAGATCTAGTTCAAACAACCGGAGAAACCGGGTAAAGCCAATCCGCCCACCTTTGACATACTCGAAATCCGACAGAATGGCCAAGGCCGGGTTGCGGATGCCGGCGAGCATTCGCTTGAAGTCGAGGCTGTCGATGCGCACATGGATATCGGCATCCCTTGATTCGCCGTCCCGAAGTTCTGAGGCGCCTCCTCTCACAGTGAGAGTGAAGCTCTGATCCAGGTCGGGAAATTCAAAGACCACAGACTGATAGATGTCCCATGCGGACTCGCCATCCAGGTTGACGCTCATGCCGCTGAAAAAGTTGTTGATGGGAATTCCCTTCAACATTGTATCGTTCGGGGTTACTGCCATCAGAGGCAAGGTAATCTCGCCGGCCAGCTCGGCGGCGGACGTGAGGTAGTAGTGACGAGCTCCCGGATTGGATTCTGCTGACGCCAGGGCATGCAAGGCCGCAATTCGGTGCTCGATGGCTGCCTGGTGTTCCGGTGTCAGGCTCAGTACATAGTCAGTCAACTCCAGCACCCATTGATGGTCTTCGTTACTGACAGCCTGGTCCACCGCAGCCATCAATGCATCTTCACCACCTGCCAGTTGGGCGATGCGCTCGGCTTTTTCTCTCGGCGGTGTGGGGTGCAGGTTACTGGGATTGCCATCAAACCAGCCAAGCGTTCCGCTAAAGACCATGCGGGCAGACCATTCCGGTTTGCCATAGAACTCCTGCAGGAACGGGGATTGTGCCAGGTGCGGCGGCAAACGGATCTCATGGGCAATTTCGTCGGGAGTTTTGCCGGCATTCATCATGCGGATGGTCTGGTCATAGACATAGCGGATCGCATCGCGGTAGTCGGTCAGGTGCTTACGGATTTCAGCTTTGCCGGTTACCGGGCGTGAGTGGCCGGGTACCAGGTATTCCGGCTCCAGGTCGCGCATCATCTCCAGGCTGTCAGCCCAGGTTTTCGGGTCCCTGTAGCTGGTGCCTCGAATGGTGTAGAGGTTGGGAAAGGCCCGGTAAAAGTTATCGCCGGGCAGCAGTACTTTCTGTTTCGGTAGCCACACCACCACTTGATCATCGGTCTCGCCGGGGGCGTGTTTGAGTATCATCTCCACACCGCCAACGGTGATGCTCAGCTCATCCTGAAAGGTCTGAGTCGGTCGCAGGATCTGCAGGGTACTGTGTTCCTGCAAATCCACAAATGGGCCGATACCCACATTGGTTCGGTCGGCATCGGACAGTCGGCTGCCGTACATGCGAAAGGAGCGCTGGGTGATAATGGGCTGAAGCACACTCACGGTCTGGTCAACCGCTTTCTCCAGAGAGCGGTGAGCATAGATTTCGACCGGATCGCCATCGTTGATAAAAGCCGGCGCCCCATGGATATGGTCCGGATGCGAATGGGTATAGATAATGGCTCGCACCGGTTTGTCAGTGATTGCCCTGAAACGCGCGGCGATTCGTTCCGCCGCTTCCAGCGACTCCATGGTATCCACAATGGTGACGGCGTCATCCCCTTCGATCATGATGGAATTGGCAATACCAAAACCAATGGCAACATAAACACCGTCGGTGACTTCAATCACGTCTTCCCGGAATTCCTCGCCATGGCGGTCAAGAGCTTCCTGTGTCAGGGTTCCGGATGCCGGCGGCCTGTCAGTGCTGGAAGGGCTGCAGGCGGAAATCAGGAGGACGCTCAGTAACAGGAAGGTGATGCGGGGCATGGTGAGATCCTTAGTGTTGTTGTTTCTGGTAGCGAGCATGAGTGTTGCACTGATCGTCACTGATGAACGAGGAGGCATTACTGTTGGCCCGTGAAGTGATGGAAGAGTATCAGGTCTTTATCTATCTGGTGGCTATCTGCCTGGGCCTTTTGGTGGGAGTGTGGATGCCCGACCTTGGTGGGCGTCTGGAATGGCTTCTTTGGCCGCTACTGGGCTCTTTGCTCTACGCGACGTTTACCCAGGTGCCGCTGGTGCGCCTGCGGGATGCGTTTACAACGCCTCGATATATGTTCGCGGCGGTGATTGGCAACTTTCTTTTGCTACCATGCATCGCTTGGGGATTAATGGCCCTTGGCCCGGCTATTCCAGCTGTCCAGTTGGGCCTGTTGCTAGTCTTGTTGGTGCCCTGTACCGACTGGTTTATCACCTTTACCCATTTGGGGGGCGGTGACACCAGAAGTGCCATTGCGTTCACACCAATTAGCCTTTTGCTCCAGCTGCTGCTGTTGCCATTTTACGTGTGGTTGTTCCTGGGCACAGAGATTACCGCCAGTGTGGTCCAGCAGGAGTTGATACTGGCATTCGTCGGGTTGATGGTCGCGCCCCTGATTGCCGCTTATCTGACGGAAACCTGGGTGGGGCGGAGCAAAAGCCGGCAATCGGTTGTGATAGCTCTTGGTTGGCTGCCTGTACCGTTGTTGGCCTTGGTGGTCTTCTGTATTGCAACCGCGCAAGTGAATCTGGTCTTGGAGTGGGTTGGACTTCTTCCCTGGCTATTCCTGCTCTTTGCCGCATTCTTGCTGGCTGCCGGGATGCTGTCGGTGGTCGTCGCCAAGGTTGCGCGGTTACCGGCCAAGCAGGGCAGGGTGTTGGCGTTCAGTTTTGGTAGCCGGAATTCGTTTGTTGTCCTCCCACTGGCACTGTCATTACCTGCCTCGTATGAGCTGGCCGTGGTTGTGGTGGTGTTTCAATCCCTGGTGGAGCTTTTCGGGATGGCTTTTTTCCTGTGGTGGGTTCCGAGGAAGCTGCATCGTTAACCTCCCTGGCCCGAATTACGCGGGTTTGTCTGAATGCCCGAGGGAGTGTTCCGGCGCGATCTGATCCCGCACCAGCTGTTTCAATTGCTTGATGTCCGGGAAGCCTCCCTGTTCCTTGCGGGACCAGATACGGGTGTCGTTTACCCAGACTTCGAAGATGCCGCCGGTGCCGGGTTTCAGGGTAAGTTCGTCGACCATGCCGTCAAAGGTGGTGAGCAGTTCCTGGGCCATCCAGGTGGATCTCAGCATCCAGTTACAGCCGGTACAGTAATGTAAGGTGATTCGCGTTGCCATTTGGTAATGCTTCCTGCGTGGAAAAATCTGTGAGTCATGCTATCAAATGATGTGTGGTGTTTCCTTCGCTCAAGGCAATGGACGGCAATGTGCAAGCAATGTCATCAGACTATCCCGCAATTGGCCAACTTTACCATCAGCATTCCCGACAGGTGCTGGCTACCCTTATTCGTTTGTTAGGCGACTTTCAACTGGCCGAGGAAGCCATGCAGGAGGCGTTTGCCGCTGCTGTGCGCCAGTGGCCTGATGAAGGGCGGCCGGATAATCCGGTTGCCTGGCTGATCCGGGCCGGCCATCACAAGGGCATTGATCATATCCGCCGGGGTCAGACCGCCAGGCGCTATGCGCATCTGATGGCGGTAGACGAAGAAAACTCTGAAGCTGCCGCTCCAGAGGGTATCGAAGACGACCAGCTTCGGTTGCTGTTTATCTGTTGCCACCCGGCGTTATCGCTGGATGCACGAGTTGCGTTAACCCTCCGCGAAATGTGCGGCCTGACCACAGAGCAGGTGGCCAGCGCCCTTCTGCAAAAACCAGCCACCCTGGCCCAGCGGATAGTACGAGCCAAGAAGAAGATCCGTGAGGCGGGGATTCCCTACGAGGTGCCGGAACCGAGGGAGCTTGATGAGCGCTTGCCCGGGGTGCTTCGAGTCATTTACCTGGTGTTTAACGAGGGCTATTCCCGGAGCGACGGCGATTCATTGGTGGATGTGAGCCTTTCAGGTGAGGCCATTCGGCTGGCTGAGGTGCTGGCGAGGTTGCTTCCCGAGGGTGAAGTGTTCGGCCTGTTGTCACTGATGCTACTGCACGATTCTCGCCGAAGCGCCCGTGAGGACGAGCAGGGCGATCTGATTACGCTCGAGGATCAGGACCGTTCAAAGTGGGACCAGAGCCAGATCGAGCTCGGGCTGAAGTGGCTGGAGCGGGCACTGTCAAGAACGCCGGCCTCACCGTATACCCTGCAGGCATCCATAGCGGCGGTGCACGCCCAGGCTCGCCGGGCGGAAGACACGGATTGGCGGCGAATTGCCCGGTTATACGATGCCCTGTATCGCCAACACCCATCGCCGGTAATAGCACTTAACCACGCAGTGGCCGTTGCCATGCGGGATGAGCCGGAAGCCGGACTGGCGCTCCTGGACGGCTTGCTGGGCAACAAGGAAATCCTGACCTACCACCTGTTCCATGCGGCCCGTGCCGACCTGTTGCGCAGAGCCGGTGATTTCGAATCGGCGATCGCTGCCTACCAGCGTGCCTTGGAACTTGCCACTCAGGGGCCGGAGCGCCGTTTTCTGGAGCGACGGCTTCAATCCCTTTCTGGCGGTGTTTGAAAAAATATTCCCGTCCTGTCGATTTCCGGGGTGTTGGCTCGACTAAACAGTAGAACAACCCCCGCAGGAAACATTTATCGCGCAAAGCGGGCGAACCCAGTTCAAACCAGATCCTGCCCCACTGGCAGAAGGAGGGTAATCCATGAAATACGTTGCTCTGGTGTATTACCAGGAGAGCATAATCAACGCCATGACCGATCAGCAGTGGCATGACCTGAACCAGGAGTGTGTGGCCGGAGTAGAGCGGCTGACCGAACAGGGAAACTACGTCACCGGCCAGCCTCTGCAGCCAACCGACACGGCCACCACCGTGCAGGTTCGTAATGGTGAGGTGTTGATATCAGACGGCCCGTTTGCCGAAACCAAAGAGCAGTTGGCCGGGTTTTACCTGCTGGAGGCCAGAGACCTGAACGAAGCCCTGCACCTGGCCAGCCGGATTCCACCGGCACGCTTCGGCAGCATTGAAGTGCGGCCGGTGCGAGAGCTGCCACCGAAGGACTGAATCAGGAGAAAAGTCATGAGTTATATCGATGGATTTGTGGCCGCCGTGCCAACCGCAAACAAACAGAAGTACATCCAGCACGCCAGCGATGCCGCCGTGGTGTTCAAGGAATACGGCGCTACCAAAATGGTGGAGTGTTGGGGTGACGACGTGCCAGACGGCAAGGTCACGTCGTTTCCTATGGCCGTGAAGTGTCAGCCCGAGGAAACGGTGGTGTTCTCATGGATTGAATGGCCGTCCCGCGCAGTGAGGGACAAGGCCATGCCCAAAATCATGGACGATCCGCGCCTACAGCCGGATGTGAATCCTATGCCGTTTGATGGCAA
The window above is part of the Marinobacter sp. THAF197a genome. Proteins encoded here:
- a CDS encoding DUF1428 domain-containing protein; the protein is MSYIDGFVAAVPTANKQKYIQHASDAAVVFKEYGATKMVECWGDDVPDGKVTSFPMAVKCQPEETVVFSWIEWPSRAVRDKAMPKIMDDPRLQPDVNPMPFDGKRLIYGGFETVVLE
- a CDS encoding RNA polymerase sigma factor, whose amino-acid sequence is MSSDYPAIGQLYHQHSRQVLATLIRLLGDFQLAEEAMQEAFAAAVRQWPDEGRPDNPVAWLIRAGHHKGIDHIRRGQTARRYAHLMAVDEENSEAAAPEGIEDDQLRLLFICCHPALSLDARVALTLREMCGLTTEQVASALLQKPATLAQRIVRAKKKIREAGIPYEVPEPRELDERLPGVLRVIYLVFNEGYSRSDGDSLVDVSLSGEAIRLAEVLARLLPEGEVFGLLSLMLLHDSRRSAREDEQGDLITLEDQDRSKWDQSQIELGLKWLERALSRTPASPYTLQASIAAVHAQARRAEDTDWRRIARLYDALYRQHPSPVIALNHAVAVAMRDEPEAGLALLDGLLGNKEILTYHLFHAARADLLRRAGDFESAIAAYQRALELATQGPERRFLERRLQSLSGGV
- a CDS encoding SelT/SelW/SelH family protein — encoded protein: MATRITLHYCTGCNWMLRSTWMAQELLTTFDGMVDELTLKPGTGGIFEVWVNDTRIWSRKEQGGFPDIKQLKQLVRDQIAPEHSLGHSDKPA
- a CDS encoding alkyl sulfatase dimerization domain-containing protein; this encodes MPRITFLLLSVLLISACSPSSTDRPPASGTLTQEALDRHGEEFREDVIEVTDGVYVAIGFGIANSIMIEGDDAVTIVDTMESLEAAERIAARFRAITDKPVRAIIYTHSHPDHIHGAPAFINDGDPVEIYAHRSLEKAVDQTVSVLQPIITQRSFRMYGSRLSDADRTNVGIGPFVDLQEHSTLQILRPTQTFQDELSITVGGVEMILKHAPGETDDQVVVWLPKQKVLLPGDNFYRAFPNLYTIRGTSYRDPKTWADSLEMMRDLEPEYLVPGHSRPVTGKAEIRKHLTDYRDAIRYVYDQTIRMMNAGKTPDEIAHEIRLPPHLAQSPFLQEFYGKPEWSARMVFSGTLGWFDGNPSNLHPTPPREKAERIAQLAGGEDALMAAVDQAVSNEDHQWVLELTDYVLSLTPEHQAAIEHRIAALHALASAESNPGARHYYLTSAAELAGEITLPLMAVTPNDTMLKGIPINNFFSGMSVNLDGESAWDIYQSVVFEFPDLDQSFTLTVRGGASELRDGESRDADIHVRIDSLDFKRMLAGIRNPALAILSDFEYVKGGRIGFTRFLRLFELDLED
- a CDS encoding YciI family protein; the encoded protein is MKYVALVYYQESIINAMTDQQWHDLNQECVAGVERLTEQGNYVTGQPLQPTDTATTVQVRNGEVLISDGPFAETKEQLAGFYLLEARDLNEALHLASRIPPARFGSIEVRPVRELPPKD
- a CDS encoding arsenic resistance protein — its product is MNEEALLLAREVMEEYQVFIYLVAICLGLLVGVWMPDLGGRLEWLLWPLLGSLLYATFTQVPLVRLRDAFTTPRYMFAAVIGNFLLLPCIAWGLMALGPAIPAVQLGLLLVLLVPCTDWFITFTHLGGGDTRSAIAFTPISLLLQLLLLPFYVWLFLGTEITASVVQQELILAFVGLMVAPLIAAYLTETWVGRSKSRQSVVIALGWLPVPLLALVVFCIATAQVNLVLEWVGLLPWLFLLFAAFLLAAGMLSVVVAKVARLPAKQGRVLAFSFGSRNSFVVLPLALSLPASYELAVVVVVFQSLVELFGMAFFLWWVPRKLHR